From Chryseobacterium sp. IHB B 17019, one genomic window encodes:
- a CDS encoding ribonuclease H-like YkuK family protein codes for METQQQTWQNMTGKIFHNAITQLVEEAIIREQANGHRLKVCVGSDSHVYGDTINYATAVVIIREGKGAFTFIRKEREIQSISIKERMLNEVNKSVEIAYAICSILETYDVEMEVHADINTDPDFKSNVALKDAMGYILGMGYVFKAKPYAFASSNCADMMV; via the coding sequence ATGGAAACGCAACAACAAACATGGCAAAACATGACTGGAAAAATTTTCCATAATGCTATCACACAATTGGTAGAAGAAGCCATCATCCGCGAACAGGCCAACGGTCACCGACTGAAAGTTTGCGTGGGTTCAGATTCACACGTTTATGGTGACACCATTAATTATGCCACGGCAGTAGTCATTATTCGTGAGGGAAAAGGAGCGTTTACTTTTATCAGAAAAGAAAGAGAAATACAGAGTATCAGTATCAAAGAGCGAATGCTGAATGAAGTGAACAAATCCGTAGAAATTGCCTATGCAATTTGCTCTATTTTGGAAACTTATGATGTGGAAATGGAGGTGCACGCAGACATTAATACCGATCCGGATTTCAAATCCAACGTCGCTTTGAAAGATGCAATGGGATATATTCTGGGAATGGGATATGTGTTTAAAGCAAAACCTTATGCTTTCGCGAGTTCTAATTGTGCTGATATGATGGTGTGA
- a CDS encoding tetratricopeptide repeat protein: MEKLPTFYKSSIILLIFLFSNLVFCQNKQLKEIDKLLNISEKRHAEYKDFEELQIAKRANLLAQKTGDSKRIAESSYLISRALSCLELQKQSLSFIQKTFDQKYTQDDILLQAKLKEIKSYNFYVLSLKSQSSREQLSIIKLLKDKKDTASIRVVARTYGNIGNRYFDRNKLDSAFIYYKLSGNLLKKLDENKAYNSFSEHYIALGNAFSQKKDFDSAFYYYQKSYELKLKYEDPILFVQYMIFGNYYKNQKKYDLALDYYVKAIQNIEKHSINMAPFNSLYKNISEIYGILGDKNKQSEYETIYINEENKIASDRSKSMDYALNIIIDDQENNYQHSKRKKYIWISAGILLLIIIFIVVFNILRKNLKHKETLFTEVHSTLQEKEEIISQKTVETEELQLKVNDAYNEVIDLAKKNDPSFYFRFQEVYPDFQKKLMEYSPGLRTSELILCAYTFLGFTIKDIADYTYKSINTVRNRKQNLRKKFLIPTEQDMGIWLRNLTNKKTS; this comes from the coding sequence ATGGAAAAACTACCTACTTTTTATAAAAGCAGCATTATATTGCTTATATTTTTGTTTTCAAATCTGGTATTTTGCCAGAATAAACAACTGAAAGAAATTGACAAACTTCTCAACATATCTGAAAAAAGACATGCAGAATATAAAGATTTCGAAGAATTACAGATTGCAAAAAGAGCTAATCTTCTAGCTCAAAAAACAGGTGATTCCAAGAGAATCGCAGAAAGCAGCTACCTTATCTCCAGAGCATTATCATGTCTGGAACTACAGAAACAAAGCTTATCTTTTATACAAAAAACCTTTGATCAAAAATATACTCAAGATGATATTCTTCTCCAGGCGAAATTAAAAGAAATAAAATCATACAATTTCTATGTTTTATCCTTAAAATCTCAAAGCTCACGGGAACAACTTAGCATTATAAAACTTTTAAAGGATAAAAAAGATACTGCTTCCATACGTGTTGTTGCAAGAACTTATGGCAATATTGGAAATCGCTATTTTGATAGAAATAAATTAGATTCTGCTTTTATCTATTATAAATTATCCGGTAATCTGCTTAAAAAATTAGATGAAAATAAAGCCTATAATTCTTTCTCGGAGCATTATATTGCTTTAGGAAATGCTTTTTCTCAAAAAAAAGATTTTGATTCCGCTTTCTATTATTACCAGAAAAGCTATGAATTAAAACTAAAATATGAAGATCCTATTCTGTTTGTGCAATACATGATTTTTGGCAACTATTATAAAAATCAAAAAAAATATGATCTTGCCCTGGACTACTATGTAAAGGCCATCCAAAATATAGAAAAACATTCTATTAATATGGCTCCTTTCAATTCTCTGTACAAGAATATTTCAGAAATATATGGCATTCTTGGTGATAAAAATAAACAAAGTGAATACGAAACTATTTACATCAATGAAGAAAACAAAATAGCATCAGACAGAAGTAAAAGCATGGATTATGCACTTAATATTATAATTGATGATCAGGAAAATAACTATCAACATTCTAAAAGAAAAAAATATATCTGGATTTCTGCCGGAATCTTGCTTTTGATAATAATTTTTATTGTTGTTTTTAATATTTTAAGAAAAAATCTAAAGCATAAGGAAACTCTTTTCACCGAAGTTCACTCTACATTGCAGGAAAAAGAGGAAATTATTTCTCAAAAAACAGTGGAAACAGAAGAGCTTCAGCTGAAAGTAAATGATGCTTATAATGAAGTGATTGATCTTGCCAAGAAAAATGATCCGTCATTTTATTTCCGTTTCCAGGAAGTTTATCCCGATTTTCAGAAAAAACTTATGGAATATAGCCCGGGACTCAGAACTTCAGAGCTGATTCTTTGTGCTTATACATTTTTAGGTTTTACTATCAAAGATATTGCAGATTATACATATAAGTCTATAAACACGGTACGGAACAGAAAACAAAATCTCAGGAAAAAATTCCTTATTCCTACTGAACAGGATATGGGTATTTGGCTTCGGAACTTAACCAACAAGAAGACAAGTTGA
- a CDS encoding helix-turn-helix domain-containing protein, with translation MLYKEINIGQFIKERVDELEITMERMCNFLKKDEEFIEKVFTSKSIDTDLLLRWSKLLEYDFFRLYSSHLILYSPPSAINKNNNPKSEKIPYFRKNIYTQEIKEFIIKRIQSGEMTQSEVIKEYSIPKSTLHRWLQKNDTN, from the coding sequence ATGCTATACAAAGAAATAAATATAGGACAATTCATTAAGGAGAGGGTTGATGAATTGGAGATTACAATGGAAAGGATGTGCAATTTCCTGAAAAAAGATGAAGAATTCATTGAAAAAGTATTCACTAGCAAATCCATTGATACAGATCTTCTTTTAAGATGGTCTAAACTGCTGGAATATGACTTTTTCAGGCTTTACAGTTCGCATCTTATTTTATATTCACCGCCGTCAGCTATTAATAAGAATAATAATCCAAAATCTGAGAAAATTCCTTATTTCAGGAAAAATATTTATACTCAGGAAATAAAAGAGTTTATTATTAAAAGAATTCAGTCCGGTGAGATGACACAAAGTGAAGTTATTAAAGAATATTCTATTCCTAAAAGTACTCTGCATCGCTGGCTTCAAAAAAACGACACCAACTAA
- a CDS encoding 3'-5' exonuclease: MKTTDNILIIDLEATCWDDRPPKGQENEIIEIGVCIMDAKTGMVSKNEGILVKPQYSKVSPFCTELTSITQEMLDNDGVLLEDALDILRVEYDSENLTWASYGNYDLNMLQNQSRKFNVDYPLSGDHINVKTLFGQLHPTVRKSVGMARALNELNLTLEGTHHRGVDDAKNIAKILHWCLKQYNT; the protein is encoded by the coding sequence ATGAAAACAACAGATAATATATTAATCATAGACCTCGAAGCTACATGCTGGGATGACCGGCCGCCAAAAGGTCAGGAAAATGAAATCATAGAAATAGGGGTTTGTATTATGGATGCAAAAACGGGTATGGTTTCTAAAAATGAAGGGATTTTAGTAAAACCTCAATATTCAAAAGTAAGTCCATTTTGTACGGAACTGACATCCATTACCCAGGAAATGCTTGATAATGACGGTGTTTTACTAGAAGATGCATTAGATATTTTGAGAGTAGAGTACGATTCAGAAAATTTGACATGGGCAAGCTATGGAAATTATGATTTGAATATGCTTCAAAACCAGTCAAGGAAATTCAATGTAGATTATCCATTAAGTGGCGATCATATTAATGTAAAAACATTATTTGGACAATTACATCCAACCGTAAGAAAAAGTGTTGGAATGGCGAGAGCTTTAAATGAATTAAATCTTACCTTAGAAGGCACCCATCACAGAGGTGTGGACGATGCAAAAAATATCGCGAAGATTTTACATTGGTGCCTGAAGCAATATAATACTTAA
- a CDS encoding tetratricopeptide repeat protein, with protein MEKLPTFFKSSILLLIILLSNLAICQDKHLQEIDNLLLKADNFNKKFQDIDELKTAKSAHILAEKIGDDKRKVTSSYYIARSLFNLGLQKESLSYVERMDSEKYLSKNPVQKALFEELKAYLYRSLNLNSQSKKEFKTAFSLLENNNSEEAVEIRSRIYANLAQNTPNTDSTLIYLNLQKQELKKLPENKHYLAFCEHYNYLGNMYLQEKKSDSALYYYKKSYQFKQKYKDPVLYEQYYMFGFYYQEGKQYNKALEYYLKAYENMRKYTSDLRYFSNIYAQISFLYKQLGDYKKQKEYENLKKQTDDKILEEQNRNIEYALNMILKDKEKELEKSENKKYAWITGGILLLIIIFIVVFNILRKNLKHKETLITEVHSTLQEKEEIISQKTVETEELQLKVNDAYHEVTELAKKNDPSFYFRFQEVYPDFHKKLMEFSPGLRTSELILCAYTFLGFNIKDIADYTFKSVNTVRNRKQNLRKKFGLSGEQDMGIWLRNLIDNKS; from the coding sequence ATGGAAAAACTACCTACTTTTTTTAAAAGCAGCATTTTATTGCTTATCATTTTGTTATCAAATCTGGCAATTTGTCAGGACAAGCATTTGCAGGAAATTGATAATTTACTTCTCAAGGCTGATAATTTCAATAAAAAATTTCAGGATATTGATGAATTGAAGACCGCAAAATCAGCCCACATTTTAGCAGAAAAAATTGGGGATGATAAAAGAAAAGTAACGAGCAGCTATTATATCGCCCGGTCCTTATTCAATCTTGGGCTTCAAAAAGAGAGTCTTTCTTATGTAGAAAGAATGGATTCTGAGAAATATCTCTCAAAAAATCCTGTTCAGAAAGCTTTGTTTGAAGAGTTGAAAGCTTATCTGTATAGGTCATTAAATTTAAATTCACAGAGTAAAAAAGAATTCAAGACGGCTTTTTCTTTATTGGAAAATAATAACAGTGAAGAAGCGGTAGAAATCAGATCAAGAATTTACGCAAATCTTGCACAAAATACTCCCAATACTGATTCCACATTAATTTATTTAAACCTACAAAAGCAAGAACTAAAAAAATTACCTGAAAACAAGCATTATTTGGCTTTTTGTGAACACTATAATTATCTTGGAAATATGTATTTGCAAGAAAAAAAATCAGATTCTGCGCTTTATTATTATAAAAAAAGCTATCAATTTAAACAAAAGTACAAGGATCCTGTATTATACGAGCAGTATTATATGTTCGGGTTCTATTATCAGGAAGGAAAACAATACAATAAAGCGTTGGAATACTATCTCAAAGCTTATGAGAATATGCGGAAATATACATCTGATCTTAGATATTTTAGTAATATTTACGCTCAAATCTCATTTTTATATAAACAATTAGGAGACTATAAAAAGCAAAAAGAGTATGAAAATCTAAAAAAACAAACAGATGATAAAATTCTTGAAGAGCAAAACCGTAATATAGAGTATGCTTTAAATATGATTTTGAAAGACAAAGAAAAAGAGCTTGAAAAATCAGAGAATAAAAAGTATGCATGGATTACAGGAGGAATTCTGCTTTTAATAATAATTTTTATTGTTGTTTTTAATATTTTAAGGAAAAATTTAAAGCATAAGGAAACCCTTATCACCGAAGTTCACTCTACATTGCAGGAAAAAGAAGAAATTATTTCTCAAAAAACGGTAGAAACAGAAGAACTTCAGCTTAAAGTAAATGACGCTTACCATGAAGTAACTGAACTGGCTAAGAAAAACGACCCTTCCTTCTATTTCCGTTTCCAGGAAGTTTATCCGGATTTTCACAAAAAACTTATGGAATTCAGTCCGGGGCTTAGAACATCAGAGTTGATTCTTTGTGCCTATACATTTTTAGGGTTTAATATTAAGGATATTGCAGACTATACTTTCAAATCTGTCAACACCGTACGGAACAGAAAACAAAATCTCAGAAAGAAGTTTGGTTTATCTGGTGAACAAGATATGGGTATTTGGTTAAGAAATTTAATCGACAATAAAAGTTGA
- the fusA gene encoding elongation factor G translates to MKYNTRNIGIIAHVDAGKTTLTERLLYYTGMIHKIGNVDDGNTAMDRDIQEKNRGITISSAAISTQWKKDQNVFNINIIDTPGHIDFAVEVERSLRVLDSVVAVFCASSGVQPQTENVWFQAEKYGISKICFINKMDRMGADFFAVLNEIKTKLHAVPLALQIPMGSEDNFEGVIDLIKQKALYWIDENGETIIEQEIPENYKADAKEWRMKLIETLAEQDEIFFETFLSSEAQISEEMMIEAIKRTCLLRAVVPVLCGSAFKNKGVQPLLDAIASYFPAPNQLPSIKGKDAKTEKIIELERNDEENFSGLVFKVVIDKHMGKLAMLRIYSGKIKSGHTVQNVRTGENFRISRILQMQSDKTLTIEEGKAGDIVALTGIKDAKTGDSLSSTEKAVLLESITIPAPVIRVSIEPKTNADEKSFGLVLAKIQEEDPSLVVERDRQTGETLLSGLGELHLEVTLEKIRLNHGIEINQGKPKVSYREILTKTRKYREKLVKQNGGSGQFADITFEIGPRENNETGLEFINQIKGGVIPGEFIPSVEKGFREAMENGTLKGYPLENMKVTLLDGSAHSTDSAAFDFEIAARDGFKAAAKSCKPKLLEPIMQVEIQSIEEYTGIVTADINKRRGIITSIDEKSGRKTFTAEIPLASTFGYISDLRTLTSGRASISMKLSHYALVPDFIANTLIT, encoded by the coding sequence ATGAAGTACAATACACGAAATATAGGGATAATAGCACACGTCGATGCAGGAAAAACAACTTTAACGGAAAGATTGCTGTATTACACAGGAATGATTCATAAAATCGGGAACGTAGACGATGGAAATACTGCGATGGATAGAGACATTCAGGAGAAAAACCGGGGAATTACCATTTCATCTGCAGCAATTTCCACACAATGGAAAAAGGATCAGAATGTTTTCAATATCAACATTATTGATACACCAGGACATATTGATTTTGCAGTGGAAGTTGAACGTTCGTTGAGGGTTTTAGACAGCGTTGTTGCAGTTTTCTGCGCTTCTTCAGGAGTTCAGCCTCAAACGGAAAATGTCTGGTTTCAAGCTGAAAAATATGGAATTTCGAAGATTTGCTTCATCAATAAAATGGACAGAATGGGAGCTGATTTCTTTGCTGTTTTAAATGAAATTAAAACTAAACTTCATGCAGTTCCTTTGGCTTTACAAATCCCGATGGGTTCTGAAGACAATTTTGAAGGAGTTATTGATCTGATCAAGCAAAAAGCTTTGTATTGGATCGATGAAAATGGTGAAACAATTATTGAACAGGAAATTCCCGAAAATTATAAAGCTGACGCCAAAGAATGGAGAATGAAATTAATAGAAACTTTAGCCGAACAGGACGAAATATTTTTTGAAACTTTCTTGAGTTCTGAAGCTCAAATTTCTGAAGAAATGATGATTGAAGCCATAAAAAGAACCTGTCTATTAAGAGCAGTTGTTCCCGTCTTATGTGGTTCTGCTTTTAAAAACAAAGGAGTTCAGCCGTTACTTGATGCGATTGCAAGTTATTTTCCCGCCCCGAATCAACTACCTTCAATTAAAGGAAAAGATGCGAAAACGGAAAAAATAATTGAGCTTGAAAGAAATGATGAAGAAAATTTTTCCGGACTTGTTTTCAAAGTCGTTATTGACAAACACATGGGTAAATTGGCAATGCTTAGGATTTATTCAGGAAAGATAAAATCAGGACACACGGTTCAGAATGTAAGAACTGGTGAAAATTTTAGAATATCGAGGATTTTACAAATGCAGTCTGATAAAACATTAACCATTGAAGAAGGAAAAGCCGGTGATATTGTAGCCTTAACAGGAATAAAAGATGCTAAAACCGGTGATTCTTTATCTTCAACTGAAAAAGCCGTATTGCTAGAATCCATTACGATTCCAGCTCCGGTTATCCGGGTTTCGATTGAGCCGAAAACAAATGCTGATGAAAAATCTTTCGGATTGGTTTTGGCTAAAATACAAGAAGAAGATCCATCGTTGGTCGTTGAAAGAGACCGACAAACCGGTGAAACTTTGTTGAGTGGTTTGGGAGAATTGCATCTTGAGGTTACTTTAGAAAAGATTAGGTTGAATCATGGAATTGAAATCAATCAGGGAAAGCCTAAAGTTTCTTACAGGGAAATTTTAACAAAAACCCGAAAATACAGGGAAAAACTTGTCAAGCAAAATGGTGGAAGCGGACAATTCGCAGACATTACTTTTGAAATAGGGCCTCGTGAGAATAATGAAACCGGCTTGGAATTCATTAATCAAATTAAAGGCGGTGTGATTCCTGGTGAATTTATTCCTTCGGTAGAAAAAGGGTTCAGAGAAGCAATGGAAAATGGAACATTGAAGGGCTATCCTTTAGAAAATATGAAAGTTACTCTATTGGACGGTTCAGCTCATAGTACAGATTCTGCTGCATTTGATTTTGAAATTGCTGCAAGAGACGGTTTCAAGGCGGCTGCAAAAAGTTGTAAACCGAAATTACTGGAACCCATCATGCAGGTTGAAATTCAAAGTATTGAAGAATACACCGGAATTGTAACGGCAGATATCAATAAACGAAGAGGGATTATTACTTCGATTGATGAAAAATCAGGAAGAAAAACCTTCACTGCAGAAATCCCGTTGGCTTCAACTTTCGGATATATTTCCGATTTGAGAACACTGACGAGCGGTAGAGCTTCGATCAGCATGAAGTTGTCACACTATGCTTTAGTGCCGGATTTCATTGCCAATACATTAATAACCTAA
- a CDS encoding tetratricopeptide repeat protein: MNRQKFIDKFMAAFFILVIIKVIGILAQLFHQSFWSVVGTLVIFIIIAFIIFIVLTRLEDKEKERNSGGRHGAGGGSFYVENSLFDRIRSKYEELAQKYIDEKDYKKAARVYMNLLRDNYRGAKTLEEGSFYNEAAVIYLKKLKNKSEAANCYEKAKQYRKAIDLYKELEQKEKVGDLYREINDAKNANTYYQMVVDDYVSNNQMVKGSLIYRKKMELPEEAQKILLKGWEEDKDAFNCLNNYFANIFEVKKLDQEILELYQKTPEEKKLTYLEAMKYEFKKDEKLQSTIRNIAYEIIAEKVATHSEIVNELKHFNPNDEVILKDISRYKTGRNRMFRN, from the coding sequence ATGAATAGGCAGAAGTTTATAGATAAATTCATGGCGGCATTTTTTATCCTAGTGATCATTAAGGTGATCGGGATTTTGGCGCAGCTGTTTCATCAGAGTTTTTGGAGTGTGGTAGGGACTTTGGTGATTTTTATCATTATTGCTTTTATCATTTTTATTGTCCTTACCCGCTTGGAAGACAAAGAAAAAGAACGGAATTCTGGTGGAAGACATGGAGCAGGAGGCGGAAGTTTTTATGTGGAAAATTCACTTTTCGACAGAATCAGGAGTAAATATGAAGAGCTTGCCCAAAAATATATCGACGAGAAAGATTATAAAAAAGCAGCAAGAGTCTACATGAATCTTCTTCGGGACAATTATCGTGGTGCAAAAACATTGGAAGAAGGAAGCTTTTATAATGAAGCAGCTGTGATTTATCTTAAAAAATTAAAAAATAAGTCAGAAGCGGCCAATTGTTATGAAAAAGCAAAACAGTACAGAAAAGCAATTGACCTTTATAAAGAACTTGAGCAAAAAGAAAAAGTAGGGGATTTGTATAGAGAAATCAACGATGCAAAAAATGCAAATACTTACTATCAGATGGTTGTGGACGATTATGTAAGCAATAATCAAATGGTGAAAGGCTCTCTAATTTATCGTAAAAAGATGGAATTACCCGAGGAGGCTCAGAAGATTTTATTGAAAGGCTGGGAAGAAGATAAGGATGCTTTTAATTGTCTGAATAATTATTTTGCTAATATTTTTGAGGTTAAAAAACTTGATCAGGAAATTCTGGAATTGTATCAGAAAACTCCCGAGGAAAAAAAGCTTACTTATCTGGAAGCAATGAAGTATGAATTTAAAAAAGATGAAAAATTACAGTCAACGATCAGAAATATTGCCTACGAAATTATTGCCGAGAAAGTAGCCACCCATTCTGAGATTGTGAATGAATTAAAGCATTTCAATCCTAATGATGAGGTGATTTTGAAAGATATTTCGAGGTATAAAACGGGCAGAAACCGGATGTTTAGGAATTGA
- a CDS encoding LamG-like jellyroll fold domain-containing protein — MKKIILLSSVLLSLLFNAQTPAYVPTSGLVAWWGFNGAANDSSGNGNNLTVTGATLTNDRNGMPNAAYAFDGSGYLSKSSLSYTFSQTGSFSVSFWMMKANNNEGVAMMSGSGTSDNFIWLVQCDAFKTIYGTTKQGQAWVWVNAPAYSTSNWEHYVAVFNNQSMELYKNGASVGTGTNSYTNTLQAALPFYIGRAISGGNIVASIDDVGIWNRVLTPTEITQLYSSTLSTNEIGTSSAGSIAPNPAGDFIQINLPVKSSQKYKITDINGRLVSQGNISNEKKINVSQLSKGIYFIEIEGVKSLKFLKK; from the coding sequence ATGAAAAAAATTATTCTACTTTCTTCTGTACTATTATCGTTACTTTTCAATGCGCAGACCCCTGCTTATGTACCAACTTCAGGACTTGTGGCCTGGTGGGGATTCAATGGAGCTGCAAACGATTCGAGCGGAAACGGAAATAATCTTACCGTAACCGGAGCTACACTCACAAACGACAGAAACGGAATGCCTAATGCAGCTTATGCTTTTGATGGGTCAGGTTATCTTTCAAAAAGCTCTTTATCCTACACTTTCTCACAGACGGGATCATTCTCAGTATCTTTCTGGATGATGAAAGCGAACAATAATGAGGGTGTTGCCATGATGAGTGGTTCCGGCACCTCAGATAATTTTATCTGGCTTGTACAATGTGACGCCTTCAAAACCATTTATGGTACTACCAAACAAGGTCAAGCATGGGTATGGGTGAATGCCCCTGCATATTCTACATCAAACTGGGAGCATTATGTAGCAGTTTTCAATAACCAGAGCATGGAATTGTACAAAAACGGAGCATCTGTTGGGACTGGAACTAATTCTTACACAAACACGTTGCAGGCTGCATTGCCATTCTACATCGGAAGAGCCATAAGCGGTGGTAATATCGTGGCTAGTATTGATGACGTAGGGATTTGGAACAGAGTGCTTACACCTACTGAAATTACTCAATTATACAGCAGCACTTTATCTACCAATGAAATCGGGACTTCATCAGCTGGAAGCATCGCACCTAATCCTGCAGGAGATTTTATACAAATTAATTTACCTGTAAAATCTTCACAGAAATACAAGATAACAGACATTAATGGCCGTCTTGTTTCCCAGGGAAATATTTCTAATGAAAAGAAAATCAATGTTTCTCAACTTTCCAAGGGAATATATTTCATAGAAATTGAAGGGGTGAAAAGCCTGAAATTCCTAAAAAAATAA
- a CDS encoding HAD family hydrolase — protein sequence MKTDIDIQNHSHFSFDLWLTLIKSHPEFKAKRVELFSSFFDVEKPIDEVAKVVKYYDDLCNSINEVIGGNVDTFEIYLLILGALDVDLKQLNREKLNEFYLKSEELFLEYRPVVIFENLHDFFDEIKNQGKTINILSNTGFIKGTTMRKFLVGENLDQYIDFHIYSDEINCSKPNPQIFQEVKNLIKNRDLAMDQILHIGDNPIADYKGAKDFGFNAHLLKHQI from the coding sequence TTGAAAACAGATATCGACATTCAGAATCACAGTCATTTTTCCTTTGACTTATGGCTTACCTTAATCAAATCTCACCCCGAATTCAAAGCAAAAAGAGTTGAGCTTTTCTCATCATTTTTTGATGTGGAAAAACCTATTGATGAAGTGGCGAAAGTCGTAAAATATTACGATGATCTCTGCAACTCCATTAATGAAGTTATTGGTGGAAATGTGGACACTTTTGAGATTTATTTACTGATTTTAGGTGCTTTAGATGTGGATTTAAAGCAATTAAACAGAGAGAAATTAAACGAATTCTATTTAAAAAGTGAAGAACTATTTTTGGAATATAGGCCGGTTGTGATTTTCGAAAATTTACATGATTTTTTTGATGAAATTAAAAACCAGGGCAAAACGATAAATATCCTGAGCAATACCGGTTTTATCAAGGGAACAACAATGAGAAAATTTTTGGTTGGAGAAAATCTTGATCAGTACATTGATTTCCATATCTATTCAGATGAGATTAATTGTTCAAAACCTAATCCGCAGATCTTTCAGGAGGTCAAAAATCTGATTAAAAATCGAGATTTAGCAATGGATCAGATTTTACACATCGGTGACAACCCGATTGCCGATTACAAAGGCGCAAAAGACTTTGGTTTTAATGCTCACTTACTTAAACACCAAATATAA
- a CDS encoding SulP family inorganic anion transporter, producing the protein MKNTVALFDFSKKINYKNELLAGLTVAMTMIPESLSFAILAGLSPLIGLYAAFIMGLVTAIFGGRPGMVSGGAGATIVVLIALIKTHGVEYLFATVVLAGVFQMLVGIFKLGKFVRLIPQPVMYGFLNGLAIIIFMAQVEQFKITDANGAVSWLHGSSLYIMMGLTALTIAIVYFFPKITKVVPASLVAIVIVFGVVLGFGINTKTVADIASVSGSLPNFHIPGIPFSLETLQIIFPYAIVMAGVGLIESLLTLSMVDEITNSKGSANKESVAQGLANITNGFFGGMGGCAMVAQTLVNLNAGSRARLSGIIASVTILIIILVGAPFIEKIPMAALVGVMMMVAISTFQWVSIRIVNKMPKSDIFVGITVALITVILHNLALAVLVGVIISALVFAWDNAKRIRAKKYIDENGIKYYEIYGPLFFGSVTTFTDKFDPADDPDEVIIDFKESRIVDMSAIDALDKLSKKYSQLNKKLHLRHLSEDCIQLLKNAEAVIEVNIQEDPTYKVMPGK; encoded by the coding sequence ATGAAAAATACTGTTGCATTATTCGATTTTTCGAAGAAAATAAATTACAAAAACGAACTCCTTGCTGGTCTTACAGTAGCTATGACCATGATTCCGGAGTCACTTTCCTTTGCGATTTTAGCTGGGCTTTCTCCTCTAATTGGTTTGTATGCGGCCTTTATAATGGGCTTGGTTACTGCAATTTTTGGTGGCCGTCCCGGTATGGTTTCTGGTGGGGCGGGAGCTACAATCGTTGTTTTAATAGCTTTAATAAAAACCCATGGTGTGGAATATCTTTTCGCAACCGTAGTTCTTGCAGGTGTTTTTCAAATGTTGGTTGGGATTTTTAAGCTTGGAAAATTTGTAAGACTCATTCCGCAACCCGTAATGTATGGTTTCCTGAATGGTCTTGCTATTATTATTTTCATGGCGCAGGTCGAGCAATTTAAAATTACGGACGCAAACGGAGCTGTGAGTTGGCTGCATGGTTCATCTTTATATATAATGATGGGGTTAACGGCTTTGACTATTGCAATTGTTTATTTCTTTCCAAAAATAACGAAAGTTGTCCCGGCTTCTTTGGTCGCAATTGTAATTGTTTTCGGAGTCGTCCTGGGTTTTGGAATTAATACTAAAACTGTTGCAGACATCGCCAGTGTAAGCGGAAGCCTTCCGAATTTTCATATTCCGGGGATTCCTTTTTCCCTAGAAACTTTACAGATTATTTTTCCGTATGCCATAGTAATGGCGGGAGTTGGTTTGATAGAATCACTTCTCACGCTATCAATGGTCGACGAAATCACTAATTCTAAAGGGAGCGCTAATAAAGAATCCGTAGCTCAGGGCTTAGCCAATATTACAAATGGTTTTTTCGGAGGAATGGGTGGTTGTGCGATGGTTGCACAAACGCTGGTGAATCTTAATGCCGGTTCCAGAGCCAGGCTTTCAGGAATTATAGCATCAGTAACAATTTTAATTATTATTCTGGTAGGGGCACCTTTTATTGAGAAAATCCCGATGGCAGCTCTGGTTGGGGTGATGATGATGGTTGCAATCAGTACTTTTCAGTGGGTTTCCATCAGAATTGTCAACAAAATGCCAAAATCTGATATTTTTGTCGGAATTACGGTCGCGTTAATTACCGTTATTCTTCACAACCTTGCTTTGGCTGTTTTGGTGGGAGTTATTATTTCTGCTTTGGTTTTTGCCTGGGATAATGCAAAAAGGATTCGTGCAAAAAAGTATATTGATGAAAATGGAATTAAATATTATGAAATTTACGGACCGTTGTTCTTCGGGTCTGTAACGACTTTCACAGACAAATTTGATCCCGCCGATGATCCTGATGAAGTCATAATTGATTTTAAGGAAAGCCGGATTGTTGACATGAGTGCCATTGACGCCTTAGATAAATTATCAAAAAAATACAGTCAACTGAATAAAAAGCTGCATTTAAGACATTTAAGTGAAGATTGTATTCAACTTTTAAAAAATGCAGAAGCAGTTATTGAAGTTAATATTCAGGAGGACCCGACTTATAAAGTGATGCCTGGAAAGTAG